One genomic region from Kwoniella shivajii chromosome 6, complete sequence encodes:
- a CDS encoding di-trans,poly-cis-decaprenylcistransferase, whose amino-acid sequence MARPPLIKSIVHFLFSVATTVLLFLISLGPIPQHIGFVMDGNRRYARVLGKKVSEGHGEGFTALKRTLEICLRLRIRVVSVYAFAIDNFNRSENEVSALMRLAKDRLAELCQHGELLEEYGVKIRFIGQTSLFPMDVQEAIKEMEEMTSHHKNGVLNVCSPYASRDEIASATKGTVQAVYDGELVPHGITSQDVFDRLGTSKAISQVNPKLFKRPEEAGKLDILVRTSDVKRLSDFMMWQASEDTQLHFVKTYWPEFGLSDMIPILLGWQQKQWMRQLGFV is encoded by the exons ATGGCACGCCCACCACTCATCAAATCGATAgtccactttctcttctcggTAGCCACCACCGTCCTGCTCTTCCTAATCTCGCTTGGCCCCATACCGCAACATATAGGATTTGTGATGGACGGCAATAGGAGGTATGCCCGAGTTTTGGGAAAGAAAGTATCCGAGGGTCATGGGGAGGGTTTCACAGCTTTGAAGAGG ACGCTGGAAATTTGTCTTCGACTTCGTATACGAGTAGTGTCAGTCTACGCGTTTGCTATAGATAACTTCAACAGATCAGAAAATGAAGTCTCAGCTTTGATGAGATTAGCGAAAGATAGATTGGCTGAGTTATGTCAACATGG GGAGCTGCTAGAAGAATACGGAGTCAAAATCCGATTTATAGGTCAGACTTCACTGTTCCCCATGGACGTCcaagaagctatcaaagaaatggaagaaatgacTTCTCATCATAAGAA CGGAGTGCTGAACGTATGCAGTCCTTATGCTTCAAGAGACGAGATAGCTTCAGCAACGAAAGGGACTGTTCAAGCTGTATATGACGGTGAATTGGTTCCCCA CGGTATCACCTCTCAAGATGTCTTTGATAGATTAGGAACGTCTAAAGCTATATCACAAGTGAATCCAAAGCTATTCAAAAGACCTGAAGAAGCCGGAAAATTGGATATATTAGTTAGGACTTCCGATGTCAAACGATTAAGCGATTTCATGATGTGGCAA GCGTCTGAAGACACACAACTGCACTTTGTCAAGACATACTGGCCTGAATTTGGACTATCAGATATGATACCGATCTTACTGGGATGGCAGCAGAAACAATGGATGAGACAACTAGGTTTTGTTTAG